Proteins co-encoded in one Acidobacteriota bacterium genomic window:
- a CDS encoding cytochrome c-type biogenesis protein CcmH translates to MTSRRWFQGAAVCLLALVMLGADSNNRFGRLGHQMMCVCSCGQILLECNHVGCPDSDRMIGELRQQLAAGGGDTAVLNWFSAKYGPTVLAAPIRGGFDNAAWIAPAAVFVLAIVGTGVLISMWHKRGSSRTAIAGAPGSSSSQGDSLRERIRRETEY, encoded by the coding sequence ATGACCTCACGAAGGTGGTTTCAAGGAGCAGCCGTCTGCCTGCTGGCGTTGGTCATGCTCGGCGCCGATTCCAATAACCGCTTCGGCAGACTCGGCCATCAGATGATGTGCGTCTGCAGCTGCGGGCAGATTCTGCTCGAGTGCAACCACGTCGGTTGCCCCGACTCAGACCGCATGATCGGCGAACTGCGGCAGCAGCTGGCTGCAGGAGGCGGAGACACGGCGGTGCTGAATTGGTTCTCCGCCAAATACGGGCCAACCGTACTGGCTGCGCCCATCCGCGGAGGCTTCGATAACGCAGCGTGGATCGCCCCCGCTGCGGTGTTTGTACTGGCCATCGTCGGCACCGGAGTGTTGATCTCGATGTGGCACAAGCGCGGCAGCTCGCGCACCGCCATCGCTGGAGCACCCGGGTCGTCGAGTTCGCAGGGAGACTCTCTGCGCGAGCGCATTCGCCGGGAGACGGAGTACTAA
- a CDS encoding heme lyase CcmF/NrfE family subunit gives MPEFGSFALLLALALSAYTLVFGALALWRSRSATGITAGGDGAGRLGETARRAGIASFIALTCAAFALVWAAFTNDFSVSYILQHTNRDLNPAYKFSALWSGQEGSLLLWAWLLSGYGFVLRMRHKIDVRLSAFASTILAGIQIFFLLLLNFAAPPFAIQPGPLAQDGNGLNPLLQYPEMVIHPPMLYLGYVGFSVPFAFALGALMMRYPGEKWIHITRRWTMVTWLFLTCGIFLGAHWAYSVLGWGGYWGWDPVENASLMPWLTGTAFLHSVMMQEKRGMMKTWNVWLIFSTFLLTLLGTDLTRSGLVSSVHAFAQSSIGSWFHGFMLIVFGICLFTFFKQKDHLKSENKLESLVSRESSFLFNNLILLVACFTVLWGTLFPVLSEYVQGSKVTVGAPFYNRVNLPIGIFLLFLTGIGPLLAWRSTSLRSIRRNFILPGIAMAVSFAVCVASGVRPWSAGDDMQAEIFSLITFTLAAGVITAIAAEFLRGAGVVRTQTGKNLFASTILLVRRNTRRYGGYIVHFGIVVMFIGIAGGAFNQSQEQEMGFGDTMQLGGYKLVCQSFTQDSNPNYDTEYALLDVYKGNKKLTQLAPERRFYIASQTTSTMVALRSTLAEDLYVIYEGKNPDTDKPIIKVFINPLINWIWIGVLIVVLGTFLALVPNLTRSPARAAVPVPVPAIAEAEVHHA, from the coding sequence ATGCCCGAGTTCGGGAGTTTTGCGCTGCTGCTGGCGCTGGCGCTGAGTGCGTACACGCTGGTCTTTGGAGCGCTTGCGCTCTGGCGGTCACGATCGGCAACCGGCATCACAGCCGGGGGCGATGGTGCCGGACGACTCGGCGAGACGGCCCGAAGGGCAGGGATCGCCAGCTTCATTGCTCTCACCTGCGCGGCATTCGCTCTGGTATGGGCTGCCTTCACGAACGACTTCTCAGTCTCCTACATCCTTCAGCACACCAATCGCGACCTGAATCCAGCCTACAAGTTCTCCGCACTGTGGAGCGGCCAGGAAGGTTCTCTGCTCCTGTGGGCATGGCTGCTGAGCGGCTACGGATTCGTGCTGAGGATGCGCCACAAGATCGACGTCCGTCTCTCGGCCTTCGCCTCGACGATCCTTGCCGGCATTCAGATCTTCTTTCTGCTGCTGCTGAACTTTGCGGCTCCGCCATTCGCCATTCAACCCGGCCCGCTCGCGCAAGATGGAAACGGTCTCAATCCCCTTCTCCAATACCCGGAGATGGTGATCCACCCGCCGATGCTGTACCTCGGTTATGTCGGTTTCTCTGTGCCATTTGCATTCGCACTGGGCGCACTGATGATGCGTTATCCCGGCGAGAAGTGGATCCACATCACTCGCCGCTGGACGATGGTGACGTGGCTCTTCCTCACTTGCGGTATCTTCCTCGGCGCACACTGGGCCTACAGCGTGCTCGGCTGGGGCGGCTACTGGGGATGGGACCCCGTCGAGAACGCCTCACTGATGCCCTGGCTCACCGGCACCGCCTTTCTGCACTCGGTCATGATGCAAGAGAAACGCGGCATGATGAAGACATGGAACGTCTGGCTGATCTTCTCGACGTTCCTGCTGACACTTCTAGGAACTGATCTCACGCGCTCTGGATTGGTCAGTTCGGTACACGCATTTGCACAATCTTCGATCGGAAGCTGGTTTCACGGCTTCATGTTGATCGTCTTCGGTATCTGCCTGTTCACCTTCTTCAAGCAGAAGGACCATCTCAAGAGCGAGAACAAGCTCGAGTCGCTGGTAAGCCGCGAATCGAGCTTCCTGTTCAACAACCTCATCCTGCTGGTGGCCTGCTTCACCGTGCTGTGGGGTACGCTCTTCCCTGTCCTGAGCGAGTATGTACAGGGATCGAAGGTCACGGTCGGCGCCCCCTTCTATAACCGGGTCAATCTTCCCATCGGCATCTTTCTGCTCTTCCTCACCGGCATCGGGCCGCTGCTGGCCTGGCGTTCGACCTCGCTTCGCTCCATTCGCCGCAACTTTATCCTTCCCGGAATCGCAATGGCTGTGTCCTTTGCCGTCTGCGTTGCATCCGGCGTTCGGCCATGGAGCGCAGGTGACGATATGCAGGCGGAGATCTTTTCGCTGATCACCTTCACTCTCGCCGCGGGTGTCATTACGGCGATCGCGGCAGAGTTCCTGCGGGGAGCCGGCGTCGTACGCACCCAGACGGGCAAGAACCTCTTCGCTTCAACCATCTTGTTGGTACGCCGGAACACTCGCCGTTATGGTGGCTACATCGTTCACTTCGGCATCGTCGTCATGTTCATCGGAATCGCGGGCGGAGCCTTCAACCAGTCGCAGGAGCAGGAGATGGGCTTCGGCGACACGATGCAGCTCGGGGGTTACAAGCTGGTCTGCCAGAGCTTCACGCAGGACTCGAATCCGAACTACGATACCGAATACGCCCTGCTGGACGTCTACAAGGGCAACAAGAAGCTCACGCAGCTGGCTCCGGAGCGGCGCTTCTACATCGCCAGCCAGACGACCTCGACGATGGTGGCGCTGCGCTCAACGCTGGCCGAAGATTTATATGTCATCTATGAAGGTAAGAACCCCGATACCGACAAGCCGATCATCAAGGTCTTCATCAATCCGCTGATCAACTGGATCTGGATCGGTGTCCTGATCGTTGTACTGGGCACATTCCTTGCACTAGTGCCCAACCTCACCCGTTCGCCTGCGCGTGCGGCCGTACCGGTTCCGGTTCCTGCTATTGCGGAAGCCGAGGTCCATCATGCTTAG
- a CDS encoding DUF4149 domain-containing protein encodes MLEKFLRALRLLAIVVWVGGLMFFAFVLAPVAFSRLSSPHQAGLVVGGTLHILHWIGLTGGALFCIANAILWFRAEVPARVGFAISTALTCIMLAVTAYSQFHILPAMERDRVTAGGEIETADILLPARVDFERLHVLSERLEGLVLFCGLGVVLVLARESQWPETGKIKEL; translated from the coding sequence GTGCTGGAAAAGTTTCTTCGGGCTCTGCGGTTGCTTGCCATCGTGGTGTGGGTCGGCGGGCTGATGTTCTTCGCCTTTGTTCTAGCGCCGGTGGCGTTCAGCCGCCTCAGTAGTCCACACCAGGCCGGACTCGTGGTCGGCGGAACATTGCATATCCTGCATTGGATAGGCCTGACCGGCGGGGCGCTCTTTTGTATCGCAAACGCTATCCTGTGGTTTCGCGCCGAGGTCCCAGCGCGAGTAGGCTTCGCCATCTCCACAGCGCTGACCTGCATTATGCTGGCCGTCACAGCGTATTCGCAGTTTCACATCCTGCCCGCGATGGAGCGCGACCGCGTGACCGCCGGTGGCGAGATCGAGACAGCCGACATCCTTCTCCCGGCGCGAGTCGATTTTGAGAGGCTTCACGTTCTTTCGGAACGCCTTGAGGGACTCGTGCTCTTCTGCGGTCTCGGGGTCGTGCTGGTGCTGGCCCGAGAGTCGCAATGGCCCGAGACAGGTAAAATCAAAGAGCTATGA
- a CDS encoding response regulator has product MPSPMAILLVDDNAVQAAIRQTILRRSGYFVITALNPARALEQLRNGDFPAEVQLVVTDHIMPGMSGKEFVQQIRRFHPRIPILVISGMEEAVEEYRGLNVEFRVKPLPPERLLECVHELVSDIPPVEEIHTAPPLPPAR; this is encoded by the coding sequence ATGCCCTCACCCATGGCTATTCTGTTGGTGGACGATAACGCTGTTCAGGCTGCGATTCGGCAGACCATCCTGCGCCGTTCCGGTTACTTCGTCATCACAGCCTTGAATCCGGCACGGGCACTCGAACAGTTGCGTAATGGCGACTTTCCCGCCGAGGTCCAATTGGTCGTCACCGACCACATCATGCCTGGGATGAGCGGGAAAGAGTTCGTCCAGCAGATCCGGCGCTTTCACCCCAGGATTCCCATCCTGGTCATCAGCGGGATGGAGGAGGCCGTCGAGGAGTACCGTGGTTTGAATGTGGAATTCCGCGTGAAGCCCCTGCCCCCGGAACGCCTCCTGGAATGCGTTCATGAGCTTGTCAGCGACATACCACCTGTCGAAGAGATCCATACCGCTCCCCCGCTGCCTCCTGCGCGATAA
- a CDS encoding carboxypeptidase regulatory-like domain-containing protein has product MATVVAALGAFASAESITGTVINKTTNKPAAGDEVVLIRLAQGMQESTRAKTDSKGQFTLEVPDAGVHLVRVTHDKANYFRPAPPGTQSVEIEVFDAAAKVAGVSSEADVMRIQSDESGKTLRVVENFFVKNESNPPKTQFGDRPFEFYLPEGAVVEGSAALGPGGMPVQAAPAPLGDPNHYAFVFPIRPGETRFQITYHIPYSGTLKLAPRPSMTTDTVAIMMPKSMTFKAGASSPYAPVTEEMTAQTYVARNVAPSQQLEFTVSGTGQLPRDTTQAAGGAQGAQDGTPQAAGSSAATTDSRPGGGLGNPIDPEGTNDPWAKYKWWILGGLGLAMAAGAGIMLKSGNQPAVAANAPQPAFAGPVAGAGGVLTSLKDELFAIETDRLEGRLNEAEYAEQKAAIEVVLKRALARKDQNSPGTPGPAV; this is encoded by the coding sequence ATTGCAACCGTTGTCGCAGCGCTTGGCGCATTCGCCTCCGCCGAATCCATCACCGGCACCGTCATCAATAAGACCACCAACAAGCCGGCCGCTGGCGACGAGGTCGTATTGATCCGTCTCGCGCAGGGGATGCAGGAGTCGACGCGCGCGAAGACCGACTCCAAGGGGCAATTCACCCTGGAGGTCCCCGATGCTGGCGTCCACCTGGTTCGCGTAACGCACGACAAGGCAAACTACTTCAGACCGGCGCCTCCAGGCACTCAGTCGGTAGAGATCGAAGTCTTCGATGCAGCAGCAAAGGTTGCGGGTGTTAGCAGCGAGGCCGATGTCATGCGCATCCAATCCGACGAGAGCGGCAAGACGCTCAGGGTCGTAGAGAACTTCTTCGTCAAGAACGAGTCGAACCCGCCGAAGACGCAGTTCGGCGACAGACCGTTTGAGTTTTATCTTCCCGAAGGCGCCGTGGTCGAAGGCTCCGCCGCGCTTGGTCCCGGTGGAATGCCGGTTCAGGCTGCGCCCGCGCCGCTCGGCGATCCCAACCACTACGCGTTCGTCTTTCCAATTCGGCCCGGTGAGACCCGCTTTCAGATCACGTATCACATCCCCTACTCCGGAACTCTCAAGCTCGCACCGAGGCCTTCGATGACAACCGACACGGTCGCCATCATGATGCCGAAGAGCATGACGTTCAAGGCCGGCGCGTCGTCGCCTTACGCCCCAGTAACGGAGGAGATGACGGCACAAACTTATGTTGCGCGCAATGTCGCTCCCTCACAGCAGCTTGAGTTCACCGTCTCGGGCACCGGTCAGCTTCCACGCGACACGACGCAGGCCGCGGGTGGTGCACAGGGGGCTCAGGATGGAACGCCACAGGCAGCAGGATCGTCTGCCGCTACGACAGATTCGCGGCCGGGGGGCGGCCTCGGCAATCCCATCGATCCCGAAGGAACAAACGATCCCTGGGCGAAGTACAAGTGGTGGATCCTCGGCGGACTTGGACTGGCAATGGCTGCCGGTGCGGGCATCATGTTGAAGAGTGGCAATCAGCCTGCTGTCGCCGCGAATGCACCGCAACCAGCGTTCGCAGGACCTGTTGCGGGGGCCGGCGGCGTCCTGACCTCGCTCAAAGACGAACTGTTTGCGATCGAAACCGACAGGCTGGAAGGACGTCTAAACGAAGCGGAGTATGCTGAACAAAAGGCCGCCATCGAAGTAGTCCTCAAGCGGGCTCTCGCGCGCAAAGATCAGAATTCTCCAGGTACACCGGGCCCTGCCGTATAA
- a CDS encoding Ig-like domain repeat protein, protein MRKVSATGSITTIAGTGTQGFDGDGGEAASALLDSPLGLAVDAKSLYVADSHNHRVRRVDLASGVITTVAGGSTAGTSGDGGPALNAALDLPMALALDAQGNLYIADARSHRVRKVDATGTITTFAGTGAQGFGGDGASATVSLLDSPGGLAVDTAGDLYISDTRNHRVRRIDHSSGTISTIAGNGIEGYAGDGRGSQAAKLALPRGLSIDPQGNLYIADAANHRVRRIDGSTGIMTTLAGDGTQGFAGDGGSPVSASLDSPRAVEISPTGSANVADTGNARIRQIGDAASLQTVAGLGVTTPGALTLGGPSVVSYGTGQLTATLTSAGGTGSVTFLDSYGGGMNSASTIAPGANAAVLDTSIFPVGQHSITATYSGDQTHGAAKSAAFSLTVVPKALEATITPATVVYGQFIPLLSGQLEGVLPRDIYGVSATFTTAAATLSPVGSYPVTVTLAGPGAGNYVVAAAPSLLITKAATTATLALPAQQSNGTTVNVGQTVTLTAHVLSATSGTPTGTVAIFDGGAVLSSIKMNASGDAIFSTSTLGAGLHNFSVVYSGDGNFTSSTSSPLSITVLSAPTGTEDFTLVPTGATNQTVVAGSAASFTFTVQPQAGLSSQVSLTAAGLPNAATAFFNPAYVPPGSAATAVTLTIATPKASLRYRSGAVVVAFLLFPFTGGLVSTRCSNRKSSLLVFAMLLVPLALVTGCGDRVYTGDSAQTTKIYSITVTGTATGSRGNAIQHPVTVTLAVVSAN, encoded by the coding sequence GTGCGTAAAGTCAGCGCGACGGGGAGTATCACAACGATCGCGGGTACGGGAACCCAGGGATTCGACGGTGATGGCGGGGAAGCAGCATCGGCTTTGCTCGACTCCCCGCTGGGATTGGCTGTCGATGCCAAGAGTCTTTATGTCGCCGATAGCCACAATCACCGCGTGCGCAGGGTTGATCTTGCCAGTGGCGTGATCACGACAGTTGCGGGCGGTTCAACTGCTGGAACAAGCGGAGATGGCGGACCGGCATTGAATGCGGCTCTCGACCTTCCAATGGCGCTTGCGCTGGATGCCCAGGGCAACCTTTATATTGCCGATGCTCGAAGTCATCGGGTCCGCAAGGTGGACGCGACGGGCACAATAACGACCTTTGCAGGCACAGGCGCACAGGGGTTTGGTGGGGACGGAGCTTCGGCGACCGTGTCCTTGCTGGATTCTCCAGGAGGGCTGGCTGTCGATACGGCTGGCGACCTCTACATCTCTGATACGAGAAACCATCGTGTGCGCAGAATCGACCACTCTTCAGGCACGATTTCGACGATTGCCGGTAACGGGATAGAGGGATATGCAGGAGATGGCAGAGGATCGCAGGCTGCGAAGCTGGCGTTGCCTCGTGGGCTGTCAATCGATCCGCAGGGAAATCTGTATATCGCGGATGCTGCGAACCATCGTGTTCGACGCATCGATGGCTCAACGGGGATTATGACGACGCTGGCTGGAGATGGCACGCAGGGCTTTGCGGGCGATGGTGGATCTCCAGTATCGGCCAGCCTCGATAGTCCGCGTGCAGTGGAGATCTCGCCGACAGGTTCGGCCAACGTTGCCGACACAGGAAACGCACGTATTCGCCAGATAGGAGATGCCGCATCACTTCAAACCGTGGCGGGCCTTGGCGTTACAACACCAGGAGCGCTAACGCTCGGTGGTCCCTCTGTTGTCTCGTATGGCACAGGGCAGCTAACTGCGACACTTACATCGGCGGGGGGCACAGGCAGCGTGACGTTTCTCGATAGTTATGGCGGGGGTATGAATTCGGCGTCGACGATTGCCCCTGGGGCGAACGCCGCGGTGCTGGATACATCGATATTTCCGGTAGGCCAGCACTCTATTACGGCAACTTATAGCGGAGACCAGACGCACGGCGCCGCCAAGAGTGCGGCATTCTCTCTGACTGTCGTTCCTAAGGCGCTTGAGGCAACGATTACGCCGGCCACAGTTGTGTATGGTCAATTCATTCCTCTGCTATCCGGCCAGCTTGAGGGAGTATTGCCTCGCGACATTTATGGCGTCAGCGCTACATTCACGACTGCGGCAGCCACGCTCTCCCCTGTTGGTTCGTACCCTGTTACGGTTACGCTTGCCGGCCCTGGAGCAGGGAACTATGTCGTTGCAGCAGCTCCAAGTCTTTTGATTACAAAGGCAGCTACCACGGCCACACTGGCATTGCCTGCTCAGCAAAGCAATGGGACGACAGTGAACGTCGGCCAGACGGTGACTTTGACGGCGCATGTGCTCAGCGCGACCTCGGGAACGCCTACGGGTACAGTGGCGATCTTTGACGGTGGCGCTGTGCTTAGCTCGATCAAGATGAATGCTTCAGGAGATGCCATCTTTAGCACGAGTACGCTCGGTGCCGGCTTGCACAATTTTTCGGTCGTGTATTCCGGCGATGGCAACTTCACGAGCAGCACCTCTTCACCATTGTCGATTACGGTACTCTCCGCTCCAACGGGAACAGAGGACTTCACGCTCGTACCGACTGGTGCTACAAACCAGACGGTAGTTGCTGGAAGTGCCGCGAGCTTTACCTTTACGGTGCAGCCGCAGGCAGGACTGTCAAGCCAGGTCTCCCTTACTGCTGCTGGGCTTCCCAATGCGGCAACCGCTTTCTTCAATCCTGCCTATGTTCCTCCCGGATCGGCCGCCACGGCGGTTACGCTTACGATTGCTACGCCGAAGGCGTCTCTGCGCTATCGGTCAGGGGCAGTAGTAGTTGCATTCTTGCTCTTCCCATTTACTGGAGGTCTTGTTTCAACTCGCTGCTCTAATCGCAAGAGTTCGTTGCTTGTATTTGCAATGCTCCTAGTACCATTGGCGTTAGTAACCGGTTGCGGAGACCGCGTCTACACAGGGGATTCTGCGCAGACGACCAAGATTTACTCGATTACCGTTACAGGAACTGCGACCGGTTCAAGGGGAAACGCGATACAGCATCCCGTTACGGTGACGCTGGCTGTCGTCTCCGCAAACTAG
- a CDS encoding zinc metalloprotease HtpX: MNTFKSTLLLVVLTVFLIFIGDRFGGRNGMVIAFVLSVVFNFATYFFSDKLALSMYRAQPITREQLPRVYSVVEKLAARQGLPMPKVYVIPSESPNAFATGRNPNHASVAVTHGILELLDDEELEGVLAHELGHVRNRDILTSSIAATLAGAITMVARMGYWASLFGGYGGRDDRDRSGGGLSGLFMIILAPIAATLIQLAISRSREYEADATSAKETGNPYALARALQKLDAYSRRIPMQASPATAHLFIVAPLLGSGGIANLFSTHPPIKERIRRLIGRDMV, translated from the coding sequence ATGAATACCTTCAAATCGACGCTCCTGCTGGTTGTCCTCACCGTCTTTCTGATCTTTATCGGAGACCGATTTGGCGGACGCAACGGGATGGTCATCGCCTTTGTCCTGTCGGTGGTCTTCAACTTCGCCACCTACTTCTTCTCCGACAAGCTGGCACTCTCCATGTACCGCGCGCAGCCCATCACGCGGGAGCAACTGCCACGCGTGTATAGCGTTGTCGAAAAGCTCGCGGCCAGGCAGGGGCTGCCGATGCCGAAGGTTTACGTGATTCCCAGCGAAAGCCCAAATGCTTTTGCGACAGGGCGTAACCCGAACCACGCTTCGGTTGCAGTCACTCACGGCATTCTTGAGCTGCTGGATGATGAGGAACTGGAAGGCGTCCTGGCGCATGAACTTGGGCACGTAAGGAACCGCGACATCCTGACCAGTTCCATCGCAGCGACGTTGGCCGGAGCGATCACGATGGTGGCGAGGATGGGATACTGGGCATCGCTCTTCGGCGGCTATGGCGGACGCGACGATCGCGACCGCAGCGGCGGCGGGTTGAGCGGCCTCTTCATGATCATCCTAGCGCCGATCGCGGCGACGCTGATCCAGCTTGCTATTTCCCGCTCTCGCGAATACGAGGCCGACGCTACCAGCGCCAAGGAGACCGGCAACCCCTACGCTCTGGCTCGCGCGCTGCAGAAGCTCGATGCCTACTCCAGACGCATTCCCATGCAGGCGTCTCCTGCGACTGCGCATCTGTTTATCGTGGCTCCTCTACTTGGCAGTGGAGGCATCGCAAATCTATTCTCGACGCATCCTCCCATCAAAGAGAGGATTCGGCGGCTTATCGGAAGGGACATGGTCTAG
- a CDS encoding sodium:solute symporter family protein, translating to MNLSIVDWLIMLVYFSFVLGIGFALKRYMRTSNDFFLAGRSIPAWVCGLAFISANLGAQEVIGMGASGAKYGINTSHFYWIGAVPAMIFVGIFMMPFYYGSKARSVPEYLRMRFDEKTRAVNAFSFAIMTVLSSGISMYAMALLIQTLGLFHGIIPDHYIFHVSIILSAVIVLGYIFLGGLTSAIYNEVLQFFLIVAGFAPLVWIGLKNVGGWQGIRQTLPAAMTHSWRGMAHASTNTLGVEWVGLAMGLGFVLSFGYWCTDFLVVQRAMAADSEESARRVPLIAAIPKMFFPFLVILPGLIAVSITSHVAAAPSAVVAGPAATAPLVDQHPHGIIPQKTNPLNGQPIVDSKGEPVYNYDLAIPVMLLHFFPTGILGLGLTALLASFMSGMAGNVTAFNTVWTYDIYQAYINKRATDAHYLWMGRMATIGGILLSIAAAYAATSFNNIMDALQLVFSFVNAPLFATFLLGMFWKRTTGHGAFAGLVSGTLAALLHHGLTIPVDAMPGIHGGWIGIVHRYPSDMAQNFWTAIFAFSVNLIVTVVVSLMTRPRAESELVGLVYSLTPKPVEHHLRWYQKPATLGWCVLGLLVILNLIFA from the coding sequence GTGAACCTTTCCATCGTCGACTGGCTGATCATGCTGGTCTATTTTTCCTTCGTTCTGGGCATTGGCTTTGCCCTCAAGCGCTACATGCGCACCTCGAACGACTTCTTTCTCGCAGGCCGGTCCATTCCGGCATGGGTCTGCGGACTGGCCTTTATTTCGGCAAATCTCGGCGCACAGGAAGTCATCGGCATGGGAGCGTCGGGCGCCAAGTATGGCATCAATACCAGTCACTTCTACTGGATAGGCGCAGTGCCGGCGATGATCTTCGTCGGCATCTTCATGATGCCGTTCTACTACGGTTCCAAGGCACGTTCGGTCCCCGAGTACCTGCGAATGCGCTTCGACGAGAAGACGCGCGCTGTAAATGCCTTTTCGTTTGCCATCATGACGGTGCTTTCTTCGGGCATCTCCATGTATGCGATGGCACTGCTCATCCAGACCCTCGGATTGTTCCATGGCATCATTCCGGACCATTACATCTTTCACGTCTCCATCATTCTGTCTGCGGTCATCGTGCTGGGGTATATCTTCCTGGGCGGGTTGACCAGCGCTATCTATAACGAGGTATTGCAGTTCTTTCTTATTGTTGCCGGGTTCGCTCCGCTTGTCTGGATTGGGTTGAAGAACGTTGGAGGGTGGCAGGGCATCAGACAGACGCTTCCCGCGGCCATGACGCACTCATGGCGGGGAATGGCACATGCCAGCACGAACACGCTTGGTGTTGAGTGGGTGGGCCTGGCGATGGGACTTGGCTTCGTGCTCTCCTTCGGCTACTGGTGCACCGACTTTCTTGTCGTTCAGCGGGCCATGGCGGCCGACTCAGAAGAGTCCGCACGGCGCGTTCCGCTGATTGCGGCGATCCCGAAGATGTTCTTTCCGTTTCTGGTGATTCTGCCCGGCCTCATTGCAGTGAGCATCACCTCGCACGTAGCTGCTGCCCCTTCGGCTGTCGTTGCGGGACCGGCAGCCACTGCTCCCCTGGTCGATCAGCATCCTCATGGAATCATTCCGCAGAAGACGAACCCTCTGAATGGACAGCCCATCGTGGATAGCAAGGGAGAGCCCGTCTATAACTACGACCTCGCCATTCCGGTTATGCTGCTTCACTTCTTCCCGACGGGCATTCTTGGGCTGGGACTCACGGCACTGCTGGCCAGCTTCATGTCGGGCATGGCCGGCAATGTGACAGCCTTCAATACCGTTTGGACCTATGACATCTACCAGGCCTATATCAACAAACGGGCGACGGATGCGCACTATCTCTGGATGGGACGAATGGCGACGATCGGCGGCATTCTGCTGTCAATTGCCGCAGCGTATGCCGCCACCAGCTTCAATAACATCATGGATGCGTTGCAGCTTGTCTTTTCGTTTGTTAACGCTCCGCTGTTTGCCACCTTTCTGCTGGGAATGTTCTGGAAGCGGACGACTGGCCACGGCGCATTTGCCGGACTGGTATCGGGTACGCTGGCGGCTCTGCTGCATCATGGACTCACGATTCCAGTGGACGCTATGCCCGGCATTCACGGAGGCTGGATCGGTATCGTCCATCGCTACCCCAGCGACATGGCGCAGAACTTCTGGACGGCGATCTTTGCGTTTTCGGTGAACCTGATTGTCACGGTTGTTGTCAGTCTGATGACCAGGCCTCGAGCGGAATCGGAACTAGTTGGCCTGGTGTATTCATTGACGCCGAAGCCGGTAGAGCATCACCTTCGGTGGTATCAGAAGCCAGCGACTCTGGGATGGTGCGTTCTGGGACTGCTGGTGATCCTCAATCTTATCTTTGCTTGA
- a CDS encoding ZIP family metal transporter: MPTLWLSVTLGVVAALADYLGGVLLVRRSPSARSLRYFVALGAGFMLAAAVLEMVPEGLALNPRWAPLLVLLGYCGVHLLEHTLVPHFHFGEETHHDELLSARTSYSVLLGLAAHTFFDGIAIGSGFVLSHWLGWVMFIAVFLHKLPEGFTVASVMLASGRGKRAALNSAMFLGAMTLAGVLVINFQPAWVRAGMPLSAGVTVYVAATDLVPEVNREPGIRMALVFFAGVAIFFLLKMLSPI; this comes from the coding sequence ATGCCCACACTCTGGTTGAGCGTGACGCTCGGAGTTGTTGCTGCGCTCGCGGACTATCTTGGCGGCGTTTTGCTGGTACGGCGCTCTCCCTCCGCGCGTTCGCTTCGCTACTTCGTCGCACTTGGCGCTGGCTTCATGCTGGCGGCCGCCGTGCTCGAGATGGTTCCCGAAGGGCTTGCCCTGAATCCTCGGTGGGCTCCATTGCTGGTTCTTTTGGGCTACTGCGGAGTTCATCTGCTCGAACACACACTGGTCCCGCACTTTCACTTCGGTGAAGAGACGCATCACGACGAGCTTCTCTCCGCACGGACGAGCTACTCCGTACTGCTCGGCCTGGCCGCACACACCTTCTTCGACGGTATCGCCATCGGCTCTGGCTTCGTTCTCTCGCACTGGCTAGGGTGGGTGATGTTTATCGCGGTCTTTCTGCACAAGCTTCCTGAAGGCTTCACCGTCGCCAGCGTGATGCTCGCCAGTGGCCGAGGAAAACGCGCCGCGCTCAACTCCGCGATGTTCCTGGGTGCAATGACACTGGCTGGTGTGCTCGTCATCAACTTTCAGCCTGCTTGGGTGCGGGCCGGCATGCCCCTCTCGGCAGGAGTAACAGTTTATGTGGCCGCAACCGACCTGGTTCCCGAGGTCAACCGCGAACCGGGTATCCGCATGGCGCTCGTCTTTTTTGCAGGAGTCGCCATCTTTTTCCTTCTCAAGATGTTGAGTCCCATCTAG